The window CCATCCTTAATGGAACTTCCTGGCTATTAGGCAGTTTTATATCAACATTAATAAGGTTAACGCCGCCTGTCCGGTATTTACCGGGAAGCTTATTATTAAAATTATACATAATTATCTCATGCAGCTTTAGGATATACTTTTCGTCTATTTTAAAATCCTGTTTAACTGAACCTAATAAAAATTCCATAGCGTTCTTATGGTTAATTGCCTCAAAAACCTCGAACATTTCCTTGCCTTTTACTTTTTTGCCTTCAAAAGCCATTTCTGTCTCTTTTGCGGTCATGCGGCTTCCTTCTATAGCATTGGAATTATAGGTCATGTCCAGAAAGAATTTATCCCTTATCTTTTTGTCCTTATTCAATATCTTAATAGGATCTTTTACTTTATTGCGCAGGCCCATGACCATTTCCCTTAAGTCCACGTATTCTTTAAATAGGTCGTCTATATCCCTGGACTGCGCCGGATGAGGCAAAACGCTTTTATCGAGCCACCTGTATATAGTCTTATAGCTTACATCGAGACGCCTGGCAAGCTCGGATCTTGAAACATTGGTCGTTCCCAATATCTTTATTAGCTTTTCTTTGTCTGTAAACATATTGAGCTCCTATAAAATATTAGTAGGACATATGTCCTACTAATATACCTATAATTAGTATACCATATGTCCTATTGAAGTCAAGCTGCTTTTATACCAAGGGTAATTGCTTTTTCTCTTATATCGGATTTGTTTTTGATATCACCGGATTCTCCGGCGTTTGGGATGAGTAAAGATATGAATTTCATGCCTGTATAATCAGCTGTCAGTTTAAACGGCTTTTCAAGGGCATCCAGGCCTATATCCTCAAATGCGCTGGCTATCAGGACAAGCGTCTTCCCTTTTAACGGGGTTTTCATGGTACCTGCCTTATTATCCCATTTATAGAGCGAGAACATGCGGTCGAATACAAGCTTAAGCTGGGCGCTTGGGCCGTAGAAATATAACGGCGTTGCCATGACTATTACGTCTACTTCAGCCATTTTTGCCAGCACAGGCTTTGCCTCGTCATTTATAACGCATTCGTATTTTTCTATTTTCTGGCATGCCCGGCAGGATGTGCAGCCATTAGATTTATATTTCAGGAAAGCGGTTTGGACTATTTCCACTTCGGCCCCTTTTGATCGCGCGCCTTCAGCGAACCATTTTACAAGGGTTTCGGTATTGCCGTCCTTTTTAGGGCTTCCGGAGAGAACAAGTATTTTTACAACCATATCATGTCCTAAGTTTTGGTAAAAGATTTTATTAATTTATAGGCCTTGATGCTGTCCCCGACAGGATCAGGGCTTTCGTTTATTATGGTAATATCAGCGCCTCTTTTTATTATCTCTTCAATCAAAGGGACCATTGAACGCCTTTTTGTCAGCAAATGCCTTTTTT of the Candidatus Omnitrophota bacterium genome contains:
- a CDS encoding Fic family protein, translating into MFTDKEKLIKILGTTNVSRSELARRLDVSYKTIYRWLDKSVLPHPAQSRDIDDLFKEYVDLREMVMGLRNKVKDPIKILNKDKKIRDKFFLDMTYNSNAIEGSRMTAKETEMAFEGKKVKGKEMFEVFEAINHKNAMEFLLGSVKQDFKIDEKYILKLHEIIMYNFNNKLPGKYRTGGVNLINVDIKLPNSQEVPLRMGKFIKNINNYKDSDIISKIAMDHYEFEAIHPFFDGNGRVGRLITITQLLSNSFAPAIIQVEDRYKYYTALGKADLGGNKNIVQMLCDSVIKGYELLEGTPDKN
- a CDS encoding flavodoxin family protein: MVVKILVLSGSPKKDGNTETLVKWFAEGARSKGAEVEIVQTAFLKYKSNGCTSCRACQKIEKYECVINDEAKPVLAKMAEVDVIVMATPLYFYGPSAQLKLVFDRMFSLYKWDNKAGTMKTPLKGKTLVLIASAFEDIGLDALEKPFKLTADYTGMKFISLLIPNAGESGDIKNKSDIREKAITLGIKAA